Proteins from one Burkholderia oklahomensis C6786 genomic window:
- a CDS encoding 3-hydroxyacyl-CoA dehydrogenase NAD-binding domain-containing protein, which produces MIDYTLDDDGIATLTWNLPERSQNVLNGASCEAFFAAAARALQDAAVKGILVTSAKPDFIAGGDLEWLQASRDAATLFDRTCELHRALRALETGGKPVAIAMPGSALGGGLEIALAGHYRVAADNPKARFGLPEVTLGLLPGGGGTQRLPRLIGIQASLPLLLEGKRLKAADALKAGIVHAVVPAGEEIAAARAWLLDASRRTATQPWDAKGFKIPGGAVTHPAVQQVFMAANALARQKTYGNYPAVASILSCVYEGLLTDLDTGLKTEARYFVKAVLSPEAKAMIRTLFFGMNEANKLAARPAGVPTQRYRKIGVLGAGMMGAGIAYVSAKAGLDVVLIDTSDEAAARGKDYSRKLVDKQVQRGRLTQEKADALVAKITPTTDFARLDGAELVIEAVFEDRAIKADVTRKSEAVLAPDALFASNTSTLPITGLAQASARPANFIGLHFFSPVDKMPLVEVIVGRDTSDETLARALDYVKTVGMTPIVVNDSRGFYTSRVFSTYVLEGLAMLAEGVAPALIENAGLLAGMPVGPLALTDEVSSELIHKITKQTRADLGDAYVARPGEDVAARMVELGRLGRKAGQGYYDYPANGGRKALWPGLTDEFPVAAEQPDVKTLIDRLVTVQAVETVRCLAERVLTTARDADVGAILGWGFPAFRGGPISHIHGVGMDAFVATCDRLAAQHGARFAVPALLREMAAERRTFY; this is translated from the coding sequence ATGATCGATTACACGCTCGATGACGACGGCATCGCGACCCTCACCTGGAACCTGCCGGAGCGCAGCCAGAACGTGCTGAACGGCGCAAGCTGCGAGGCGTTCTTCGCGGCGGCGGCGCGCGCGCTTCAGGATGCGGCGGTGAAGGGGATTCTCGTCACGTCGGCGAAGCCCGACTTCATCGCGGGCGGCGATCTCGAATGGCTGCAGGCGAGCCGCGACGCCGCGACGCTCTTCGACCGCACGTGCGAATTGCATCGCGCGCTGCGCGCGCTCGAAACGGGCGGCAAGCCGGTCGCGATCGCGATGCCGGGCTCGGCGCTCGGCGGCGGATTGGAGATCGCGCTCGCGGGCCATTATCGCGTCGCGGCCGACAACCCGAAGGCGCGCTTCGGGCTGCCCGAAGTGACGCTCGGCCTGTTGCCGGGCGGCGGCGGCACGCAGCGCCTGCCGCGCCTGATCGGCATTCAGGCGTCGCTGCCGCTCTTGCTCGAAGGCAAGCGGCTGAAGGCGGCCGACGCGCTGAAGGCGGGCATCGTGCACGCGGTCGTGCCGGCGGGCGAAGAGATCGCCGCCGCGCGCGCGTGGCTGCTCGACGCGAGCCGCCGCACCGCGACGCAGCCGTGGGATGCGAAGGGCTTCAAGATTCCGGGCGGCGCGGTGACGCACCCGGCCGTCCAGCAGGTGTTCATGGCGGCGAACGCGCTCGCGCGGCAGAAGACGTACGGCAACTATCCAGCCGTCGCGAGCATCCTGTCGTGCGTGTACGAAGGTCTGCTGACGGACCTCGACACGGGCCTGAAGACGGAAGCGCGCTACTTCGTGAAGGCGGTGCTGTCGCCGGAAGCGAAGGCGATGATCCGCACGCTGTTCTTCGGGATGAACGAGGCGAACAAGCTCGCCGCGCGGCCGGCCGGCGTGCCGACGCAGCGCTACCGGAAGATCGGCGTGCTCGGCGCGGGGATGATGGGCGCGGGCATCGCGTACGTGAGCGCGAAGGCGGGGCTCGACGTCGTGCTGATCGACACGAGCGACGAAGCGGCCGCGCGCGGCAAGGACTATTCGCGCAAGCTCGTCGACAAGCAGGTTCAGCGCGGCCGGCTCACGCAGGAGAAGGCCGACGCGCTCGTCGCGAAGATCACGCCGACGACCGACTTCGCGCGCCTCGACGGCGCGGAGCTCGTGATCGAAGCGGTGTTCGAGGATCGCGCGATCAAGGCCGACGTCACGCGCAAGAGCGAAGCGGTGCTCGCGCCGGACGCGCTCTTCGCGTCGAACACGTCGACGCTGCCGATCACGGGGTTGGCGCAGGCGAGCGCACGGCCGGCGAACTTCATCGGCCTGCATTTCTTCTCGCCCGTCGACAAGATGCCGCTCGTCGAAGTGATCGTCGGCCGCGACACGAGCGACGAGACGCTCGCGCGCGCGCTCGACTACGTGAAGACGGTCGGCATGACGCCGATCGTCGTCAACGACTCGCGCGGCTTCTACACGAGCCGCGTGTTCTCGACGTACGTGCTCGAGGGGCTTGCGATGCTCGCCGAGGGCGTCGCGCCCGCGCTGATCGAGAACGCCGGGCTGCTCGCCGGGATGCCGGTCGGGCCGCTCGCGTTGACCGACGAGGTGTCGAGCGAGCTGATCCACAAGATCACGAAGCAGACGCGCGCCGATCTCGGCGACGCGTACGTCGCGCGGCCCGGCGAGGACGTGGCCGCGCGGATGGTCGAGCTCGGGCGGCTCGGCCGGAAAGCGGGGCAAGGCTATTACGACTATCCTGCGAATGGCGGCAGGAAGGCGCTGTGGCCGGGGCTCACGGACGAGTTCCCGGTCGCGGCCGAGCAGCCGGACGTGAAGACGCTGATCGACCGGCTGGTGACGGTGCAGGCGGTCGAGACCGTGCGCTGCCTCGCGGAGCGCGTGCTGACGACGGCCCGCGACGCGGACGTCGGCGCGATTCTCGGCTGGGGCTTCCCGGCGTTTCGCGGCGGGCCGATCTCGCACATTCACGGCGTCGGGATGGACGCGTTCGTCGCGACGTGCGATCGTCTCGCGGCGCAGCACGGCGCGCGCTTCGCCGTGCCGGCGCTGCTGCGCGAGATGGCCGCCGAGCGGCGAACCTTCTACTGA
- a CDS encoding acetyl-CoA C-acetyltransferase, which translates to MEAYIFDAVRTPRGKGKKDGSLHGVTPLRLAETALRAIRDRNGLDTRLVDDVVLGCVEPVGEQGACIGRVAVLAAGYAETAAGVQINRFCASGLEACNMAAAQVMSGQSDMAIGGGVESMSRVPMGSSGGAWPVDPAIAIPSYFVPQGVSADTIATKWGYSRTDVDAYAVESHRRAHAATQDGRFARSIVPVRDANGLTILDRDETIRPQTTLDTLATLKPSFAELGELYGFDAVIRQRYPELERIEHVHHAGNSSGIVDGAAAVLIGTLEAGKRAGLTPRARIRSFASIGSEPSIMLTGPSYAAEKALKRAGMRAADIDLYELNEAFASVVLRFIDVMSISHDRINVNGGAIAMGHPLGATGAMILGTLLDELERRGAGTGLATLCVGAGMGTATIIERI; encoded by the coding sequence ATGGAAGCCTACATCTTCGACGCCGTGCGCACGCCGCGCGGCAAAGGCAAGAAGGACGGCAGCCTGCACGGCGTCACGCCGCTGCGGCTTGCCGAAACCGCGCTGCGCGCGATCCGCGACCGCAACGGCCTCGACACGCGTCTCGTCGACGACGTCGTGCTCGGCTGCGTCGAGCCCGTCGGCGAGCAGGGCGCGTGCATCGGCCGCGTCGCGGTGCTCGCGGCCGGCTACGCGGAGACGGCCGCGGGCGTGCAGATCAACCGCTTCTGCGCATCGGGCCTCGAAGCGTGCAACATGGCCGCCGCGCAGGTGATGTCCGGCCAGTCGGACATGGCGATCGGCGGCGGCGTCGAAAGCATGTCGCGCGTGCCGATGGGCTCGAGCGGCGGCGCCTGGCCGGTCGATCCGGCGATCGCGATTCCGAGCTACTTCGTGCCGCAGGGCGTGTCGGCCGACACGATCGCGACGAAGTGGGGCTACAGCCGCACCGACGTCGACGCGTACGCGGTCGAGAGCCACCGGCGCGCGCACGCGGCGACGCAGGACGGCCGCTTCGCGCGCTCGATCGTGCCGGTGCGCGACGCGAACGGCCTCACGATCCTCGATCGCGACGAGACGATCCGCCCGCAGACGACGCTCGATACGCTCGCGACGCTCAAGCCGTCGTTCGCCGAGCTGGGCGAGCTGTACGGCTTCGACGCGGTGATCCGCCAGCGCTATCCGGAGCTCGAGCGGATCGAGCACGTGCATCACGCGGGCAACAGCTCGGGGATCGTCGACGGCGCGGCGGCCGTGCTGATCGGCACGCTGGAAGCGGGCAAGCGCGCGGGCCTCACGCCGCGCGCGCGGATCCGCTCGTTCGCGAGCATCGGCTCGGAGCCGTCGATCATGCTGACGGGACCGAGCTACGCGGCCGAGAAGGCGTTGAAGCGCGCCGGCATGCGCGCGGCCGACATCGATCTCTACGAGCTGAACGAGGCGTTCGCGTCGGTCGTGCTGCGCTTCATCGACGTGATGTCGATTTCGCACGACCGGATCAACGTGAACGGCGGCGCGATCGCGATGGGCCATCCGCTCGGCGCGACGGGCGCGATGATTCTCGGCACGCTGCTCGACGAGCTCGAGCGGCGCGGCGCGGGCACGGGCCTCGCGACGCTGTGCGTCGGCGCCGGCATGGGCACGGCGACCATCATCGAACGGATTTGA
- a CDS encoding ESPR domain-containing protein — protein sequence MNNKIYRLVYSKLRGMVVAVQETASATGKSHRGESAASGRAPAHADVTLFASRAAAFAAAMLFGAMPLRVSAQNRSIRTISSMSRRTARS from the coding sequence ATGAATAACAAAATCTATCGTCTGGTCTACTCCAAGCTTCGGGGAATGGTCGTCGCCGTTCAGGAAACGGCATCCGCCACCGGCAAATCGCATCGAGGAGAATCCGCGGCGTCCGGCCGCGCGCCCGCACACGCAGACGTCACGCTGTTCGCCTCGCGCGCGGCAGCGTTCGCCGCCGCCATGCTGTTCGGCGCGATGCCGCTGCGCGTGTCCGCGCAGAATCGGTCAATACGTACAATCAGTTCGATGTCCAGAAGAACGGCGCGATCCTGA
- a CDS encoding DUF1700 domain-containing protein → MKQDAFIQRLRQELDSLPKREVDEIVADYREYIGDALAAGRAEEDVIAALGEPAKLARELKAQANFRQWEERRSFGNLMRVVGSIAGLGLLHVILLVPFLLYMLVLTTGYVIFGALTVAGLVTLVALGSHYVFGTPAPGALPFGIGTGQVDVGGAAAGKGAQDGKQAHSGKIAQDAKSASAASADALNDAKELRVEGERYVLDLHEGSRVSIVTRKGVIDARKQDGKLSIDATGDGARELLATGKNDTLSIARADVIALDLKSASGDQMTVANAGASAPGLNVPGIAGGNVQMTPDGHGGVHLSVTNGENSVSIVGGRITVDNGKQHVSVAAPTGLALGGIAFGYGLAMLPIGILGLLLCIWLTRITWRALVRYVRRRIDAVSAKLERERVG, encoded by the coding sequence ATGAAGCAGGACGCATTCATCCAGCGGTTGCGGCAGGAGCTCGACAGCCTGCCGAAGCGCGAAGTCGACGAGATCGTCGCCGACTACCGTGAATACATCGGCGACGCGCTCGCCGCCGGGCGCGCGGAGGAAGACGTGATCGCCGCGCTCGGCGAGCCGGCGAAGCTCGCGCGCGAGCTGAAGGCGCAGGCGAACTTCCGGCAATGGGAGGAGCGGCGCTCGTTCGGCAATCTGATGCGCGTCGTCGGCTCGATCGCGGGGCTCGGGCTGCTGCACGTGATCCTGCTCGTGCCGTTCCTGCTGTACATGCTCGTGCTGACGACGGGCTATGTGATCTTCGGCGCGCTGACCGTCGCGGGGCTCGTCACGCTCGTCGCGCTCGGCAGCCATTACGTGTTCGGCACGCCGGCCCCCGGCGCGCTGCCGTTCGGCATCGGCACGGGACAAGTCGATGTCGGCGGCGCGGCGGCCGGCAAGGGCGCGCAGGACGGCAAGCAGGCGCACAGCGGCAAGATCGCGCAAGACGCGAAGAGCGCGAGCGCCGCGTCCGCCGATGCGCTGAACGATGCGAAGGAACTGCGCGTCGAAGGCGAGCGCTACGTGCTCGATCTGCACGAAGGCAGCCGCGTGTCGATCGTCACGCGCAAGGGCGTGATCGACGCGCGCAAGCAGGACGGCAAGCTGTCGATCGACGCGACGGGCGACGGCGCGCGCGAGCTGCTCGCGACGGGCAAGAACGACACGCTCAGCATCGCGCGCGCCGACGTGATCGCACTCGATCTGAAGAGCGCAAGCGGCGATCAGATGACGGTCGCGAACGCGGGCGCGTCGGCGCCGGGCCTGAACGTTCCCGGCATCGCGGGCGGCAACGTGCAGATGACGCCGGACGGGCACGGAGGCGTGCATCTGTCGGTGACGAACGGCGAGAACTCGGTATCGATCGTCGGCGGGCGGATCACCGTCGACAACGGCAAGCAGCACGTCAGCGTCGCGGCGCCGACGGGGCTCGCGCTCGGCGGCATCGCGTTCGGTTACGGGCTCGCGATGCTGCCGATCGGAATCCTCGGGCTGCTCTTGTGCATCTGGCTGACCCGGATCACGTGGCGCGCGCTCGTGCGGTACGTGCGGCGACGGATCGATGCGGTGTCGGCGAAGCTCGAGCGGGAACGGGTGGGTTGA
- a CDS encoding PaaX family transcriptional regulator C-terminal domain-containing protein translates to MTQPTAKHLILDLLVAKDGEPLQVREAIIACRLFGLTENSVRVALARLAAESLVEGAERGSYRLGPSAVELSEELTAWRTVETRLRRWSGAYLMVSCISLGRVNRTALARRERALEMLGFREWDKSLYVRPDNVEGNVDTVRRRLTKLGVEPSAAVFVAGGFDAAQEARIRALWDGEALSDTYRTLGAQLEDWLARAPELDLDVAAREAFLLGGKAIRQVVFDPLLPEPFVDAAARAAFIECARRYVGVGHRIWRALFDSERPAAAAAPSAAAVSRLH, encoded by the coding sequence ATGACGCAACCCACCGCGAAACATCTGATCCTCGATTTGCTGGTCGCCAAGGATGGCGAGCCCCTGCAGGTGCGCGAGGCGATCATCGCGTGCCGGCTGTTCGGCCTCACCGAAAACAGCGTGCGCGTCGCGCTCGCGCGGCTCGCGGCCGAGTCGCTCGTCGAAGGCGCCGAGCGCGGCAGCTACCGGCTCGGGCCGTCGGCCGTCGAGCTGTCCGAGGAGCTGACCGCGTGGCGCACCGTGGAGACGCGGCTGCGCCGCTGGAGCGGCGCGTATCTGATGGTGTCGTGCATCTCGCTCGGCCGCGTCAACCGCACCGCCCTCGCGCGCCGCGAGCGCGCGCTCGAGATGCTCGGCTTCCGCGAATGGGACAAGAGCCTGTACGTGCGCCCGGACAATGTCGAAGGCAACGTCGATACCGTGCGCCGGCGGCTGACGAAGCTCGGCGTCGAGCCGTCGGCGGCCGTGTTCGTCGCGGGCGGCTTCGACGCCGCGCAGGAAGCGCGCATCCGCGCGCTGTGGGACGGCGAAGCGCTGTCGGACACGTACCGCACGCTCGGCGCGCAACTCGAGGACTGGCTCGCGCGCGCACCGGAACTCGATCTCGACGTCGCCGCGCGCGAGGCGTTCCTGCTCGGCGGCAAGGCGATCCGGCAGGTCGTGTTCGATCCGCTGCTGCCGGAGCCGTTCGTCGATGCGGCCGCGCGCGCCGCGTTCATCGAATGCGCGCGGCGCTACGTCGGCGTGGGCCACCGGATCTGGCGCGCGCTGTTCGACAGCGAGCGCCCGGCCGCGGCAGCCGCGCCGAGCGCCGCCGCCGTCAGCCGATTGCATTAG
- a CDS encoding PadR family transcriptional regulator: MKTQLKKGTLDMCVLAVLARRDSYAYELVSTLAETMEISEGTIYPLMRRLQAEAWVTTYLVESTSGPPRKYYSITDDGRASLRQMEDEWRGFVDEVNGVLALHGTPADGEERQ; this comes from the coding sequence ATGAAGACCCAGTTGAAGAAAGGCACGCTCGACATGTGCGTGCTCGCCGTGCTGGCGCGGCGGGACAGCTACGCGTACGAACTCGTGTCGACGCTCGCTGAAACGATGGAGATCAGCGAAGGCACGATCTACCCGTTGATGCGGCGCCTGCAGGCCGAGGCGTGGGTCACGACCTACCTCGTCGAATCGACGTCGGGGCCGCCGCGCAAGTACTACTCGATCACCGACGACGGGCGCGCGAGCCTGCGGCAGATGGAGGACGAGTGGCGAGGTTTCGTCGATGAAGTCAACGGCGTGCTGGCGCTGCACGGCACGCCAGCGGATGGAGAGGAACGGCAATGA
- a CDS encoding fatty acid desaturase family protein, which yields MTARIRIRDLFTRDEIRVLTARSNWRGAWAVGSTWAVIALAFAGLAYARAHFPPWAFALALVAGMTILAGRQLCLGILQHDAAHGTLFRTRWANDVLVDWLCARPVWNELHKYRPYHLMHHATTSSSLDPDLSLVAGLPTTRASLVRKCLRDISGVTGVKFVIGRVLMDAGVLKWSVTNDIERLPQTGRRGWDYPLAFFRTAAGMLITNGALFGALWASGHPWLYGVWALSYVTPFPLFIRIRSMAEHACLEASDDPLRNTRTTHAGWLARATVAPIHVNYHVEHHLMASVPYFRLPRMHRMLRERGCVAQPPSYWQVLKTVGGKTAAA from the coding sequence ATGACAGCAAGAATCCGCATCCGCGACCTCTTCACTCGCGACGAGATCCGCGTGCTGACCGCGCGCTCGAACTGGCGCGGCGCGTGGGCGGTCGGCTCGACATGGGCGGTGATCGCGCTCGCGTTCGCGGGCCTTGCGTATGCGCGCGCGCATTTCCCGCCGTGGGCCTTCGCGCTCGCGCTCGTGGCCGGCATGACGATCCTCGCCGGACGCCAGCTCTGTCTCGGCATCCTCCAGCACGACGCCGCGCACGGCACGCTGTTCCGCACGCGCTGGGCGAACGACGTGCTCGTCGACTGGCTGTGCGCGCGCCCGGTATGGAACGAGCTGCACAAGTACCGCCCGTACCACCTGATGCACCACGCGACGACGTCGTCGAGCCTCGATCCCGATCTGTCGCTCGTCGCGGGCCTGCCGACGACGCGCGCGTCGCTCGTCCGCAAGTGCCTGCGCGACATCTCCGGCGTGACGGGCGTCAAGTTCGTGATCGGCCGCGTGCTGATGGACGCGGGCGTGCTCAAGTGGTCGGTGACGAACGACATCGAGCGCCTGCCGCAGACGGGCCGGCGCGGGTGGGACTATCCGCTCGCATTCTTCCGCACCGCGGCCGGCATGCTGATCACGAACGGCGCGCTGTTCGGCGCGCTGTGGGCGAGCGGCCATCCTTGGCTGTACGGCGTATGGGCGCTGTCGTACGTGACGCCGTTTCCGCTTTTCATCCGCATCCGCTCGATGGCCGAGCACGCGTGCCTCGAAGCGAGCGACGACCCGCTGCGCAACACGCGCACGACGCACGCCGGCTGGCTCGCGCGCGCGACGGTCGCGCCGATTCACGTGAACTACCACGTCGAGCATCACCTGATGGCGTCGGTGCCGTACTTTCGCCTGCCGCGGATGCACCGGATGCTGCGCGAGCGCGGCTGCGTCGCGCAGCCGCCGTCGTACTGGCAGGTGCTGAAGACCGTCGGCGGGAAGACGGCGGCGGCTTGA
- a CDS encoding GlxA family transcriptional regulator, which produces MKKQPRGAGRPGVAILLPPRLLGGYVFLTQEMLLLAGTMKARSLDVVNSRLFDIAILSHDGRPVQTIGAIDVPATAALRDADAHEVVIVPAQFMPDEQIDAIERVFIDWLRRRYAAGALVVGLNAAPLLAKAGLLDGRGATGLPSERTLFARHFPAVRYTPSKPLVVDGRLITVSGINPAVDACAYVIDYCFGAGVSQRLLKVALTQALPSYEHMAVWAAQYKRHGDGPVLAIQDIVERALAQPPTLAELAARAAMSERTLSRRFAAATGLTLRRYVAVLRVELAAFLLRTSRMTLDHIADECGFASASALSHAFLAGQGCSPIQYRNRHWPDARPDVRRDAADGDTASGGRTGSGGGADFV; this is translated from the coding sequence ATGAAAAAGCAGCCACGCGGCGCCGGCCGGCCGGGCGTCGCGATCCTTCTGCCGCCGCGGCTCCTCGGCGGCTACGTGTTCCTCACGCAGGAAATGCTGCTGCTCGCCGGCACGATGAAGGCGCGCAGCCTCGACGTCGTGAACAGCCGGCTGTTCGACATCGCGATCCTGTCGCACGACGGCCGGCCGGTGCAGACGATCGGCGCAATCGACGTGCCGGCGACGGCCGCGCTTCGCGACGCCGATGCGCACGAAGTCGTGATCGTCCCCGCGCAGTTCATGCCCGACGAGCAGATCGACGCGATCGAGCGCGTCTTCATCGACTGGCTGCGCCGGCGCTACGCGGCCGGCGCGCTGGTCGTCGGGCTCAACGCGGCGCCGCTTCTCGCGAAGGCCGGGCTTCTCGACGGCCGCGGCGCGACCGGGCTGCCGAGCGAGCGCACGCTGTTCGCGCGGCATTTTCCGGCGGTGCGCTACACGCCGTCGAAGCCGCTCGTCGTCGACGGGCGGCTCATCACGGTGAGCGGGATCAATCCGGCCGTCGACGCGTGCGCATACGTGATCGACTACTGCTTCGGCGCGGGCGTGTCGCAGCGGCTGCTCAAGGTCGCGCTCACGCAGGCTCTGCCGTCGTACGAGCACATGGCCGTGTGGGCCGCGCAATACAAGCGGCACGGCGACGGGCCGGTGCTCGCGATCCAGGACATCGTCGAGCGCGCGCTTGCGCAGCCGCCGACGCTCGCCGAGCTCGCCGCGCGCGCGGCGATGAGCGAGCGCACGCTGTCGCGCCGCTTCGCCGCCGCCACGGGGCTGACGCTGCGGCGCTACGTCGCCGTGCTGCGCGTCGAGCTCGCCGCGTTCCTGCTGCGCACGAGCCGGATGACGCTCGATCACATCGCCGACGAATGCGGCTTCGCGAGCGCGAGCGCGTTGAGCCATGCGTTTCTCGCGGGACAAGGATGCAGCCCGATTCAGTATCGGAATCGGCATTGGCCGGATGCGAGGCCGGATGTCCGGCGGGACGCGGCGGATGGAGATACCGCGAGCGGTGGGAGGACGGGTTCGGGGGGCGGAGCGGATTTCGTTTGA
- a CDS encoding acyl-CoA dehydrogenase family protein, translated as MIPRTIFDEEHEQFRESVRRFIESEVMPHHERWEDQGYVDRDVWRKAGEAGYHCASMPEAYGGAGADIRYSVVLFEEIARAGASGLGFGLHSEIVAPYILHYGSDALKEHYLPKLASAEMIGAIAMTEPGAGSDLQGVRTAAVRDGDHYVLNGSKIFITNGWHADVVIVVARTTPEGGSKGTSLFVVDTEMAGFSKGKRLKKVGMKAQDTSELFFDGVRVPAGNLLGEENRGFVYLMQELPWERLQIAISAIASAEAALSWTLDYTRDRRAFGKAVIDFQTSRHALAELKSEIQVGRVFVDKCIELQLAGKLDAATASMAKYWTTELQFKVIDRCVQLHGGYGYMWEYPIARAWADSRVQQIYGGTNEIMKELIARTL; from the coding sequence ATGATTCCCCGCACCATCTTCGACGAAGAGCACGAGCAGTTCCGCGAGTCTGTCCGCCGTTTCATCGAATCCGAAGTGATGCCGCACCACGAGCGCTGGGAAGACCAGGGCTACGTGGATCGCGACGTGTGGCGCAAGGCCGGCGAGGCCGGCTACCACTGCGCGAGCATGCCCGAGGCGTACGGCGGCGCGGGCGCGGACATCCGCTACAGCGTCGTGCTGTTCGAGGAGATCGCGCGCGCGGGCGCGTCGGGGCTCGGCTTCGGGCTGCATTCGGAGATCGTCGCGCCGTACATCCTCCATTACGGCAGCGACGCGCTCAAGGAACACTACCTGCCGAAGCTCGCGAGCGCCGAGATGATCGGCGCGATCGCGATGACCGAGCCGGGCGCGGGCTCCGACCTGCAAGGCGTGCGGACCGCCGCCGTGCGCGACGGCGACCACTACGTGCTCAACGGCTCGAAGATCTTCATCACGAACGGCTGGCATGCGGATGTCGTGATCGTCGTCGCGCGCACGACGCCCGAAGGCGGCTCGAAGGGCACGAGCCTGTTCGTCGTCGATACGGAGATGGCGGGCTTCAGCAAGGGCAAGCGGCTGAAGAAGGTCGGCATGAAGGCGCAGGACACGTCCGAGCTGTTCTTCGACGGCGTGCGCGTGCCCGCCGGGAACCTGCTCGGCGAAGAGAACCGCGGCTTCGTCTACCTGATGCAGGAGCTGCCGTGGGAGCGGCTGCAGATCGCGATCAGCGCGATCGCGTCGGCCGAGGCGGCGCTTTCGTGGACGCTCGACTACACGCGCGACCGCCGCGCGTTCGGCAAGGCGGTGATCGATTTCCAGACGAGCCGGCACGCGCTCGCCGAGCTGAAGAGCGAGATCCAGGTCGGCCGCGTGTTCGTCGACAAGTGCATCGAGCTGCAGCTCGCGGGCAAGCTCGACGCGGCGACCGCGTCGATGGCGAAGTACTGGACGACCGAGCTGCAGTTCAAGGTGATCGACCGCTGCGTGCAGCTGCACGGCGGCTACGGCTACATGTGGGAGTACCCGATCGCGCGCGCGTGGGCCGATTCCCGCGTGCAGCAGATCTACGGCGGCACGAACGAAATCATGAAGGAGCTGATCGCGCGCACGCTGTGA